Proteins co-encoded in one Papaver somniferum cultivar HN1 chromosome 5, ASM357369v1, whole genome shotgun sequence genomic window:
- the LOC113284494 gene encoding transcription elongation factor SPT5-like, whose protein sequence is MKLRSDYVYEYRPTVEEEEEKELVARAVDAAKNVLRSVQSSYDVAAVTPGVDVDQLMPDAYKEEESLEPQRDDDICSTSSTIEYTYPEEEEPSKNSYGDDEDDKVDEEDNEEDEDDDEEDEDDDEEDEDDDNSSMFSDTDYGMIPEGKSLTDEDSESDSDNGNVSKSPVKQLSKDDWVASWNEGDPQEHLTWINVYAYYRKKEKGLGGYGGYGVILRYDDNAKPVAASAKYSADGKSFLYQVLMGIKAGVQLAEDHKLPGRSVRCNSVSVESLIRRAAYYCSNDECRNSYEHDKICRKCEAYLNWVVGCDMGLWPLVQDLKSQKELSLEKYPKACNEAAHYLAKMAKAKHEKKGKSIVQEDEDLGEIVPDKFPGKLIDILWADAFRGMSYYRASSVPW, encoded by the exons ATGAAGTTAAGGAG cGACTATGTTTACGAATATCGTCCcactgtagaagaagaagaagaaaaagaattggttGCAAGGGCAGTAGATGCTGCTAAAAATGTTTTGAGGTCAGTTCAGTCTTCATATGATGTTGCTGCTGTTACTCCTGGTGTGGATGTCGACCAGTTAATGCCAGAtgcttataaagaagaagaatctcttgaaccaCAAAGAGATGATGATATCTGCTCTACTTCGAGTACTATAGAATATACTTacccagaagaagaagaaccaagcaAGAATTCTTATGGGGATGATGAAGACGACAAAGTAGATGaggaagacaatgaagaagatgaggatgatgatgaagaagatgaggatgatgatgaagaagatgaagatgatgataattCCTCGATGTTTTCAGATACCGATTATGGAATGATCCCAGAAGGAAAATCACTGACT GATGAGGACTCGGAGAGCGACAGCGACAATGGCAATGTTAGCAAGTCTCCTGTTAAACAGCTAAGCAAGGATGACTGGGTTGCTTCGTGGAATGAGGGAGATCCTCAAGAGCATTTGACTTGGATTAATGTGTATGCTTATTATAGAAAGAAGGAAAAAGGCTTAGGAGGATATGGAGGATATGGAGTTATTCTACGCTATGACGACAATGCGAAGCCAGTCGCTGCTTCAGCCAAGTACTCAGCAGATGGAAAATCTTTTCTATATCAAGTGTTGATGGGAATAAAGGCCGGTGTCCAACTTGCTGAGGATCATAAACTTCCTGGTCGTTCTGTCCGATGCAATTCGGTTAGCGTTGAAAGTCTCATTAGGCGTGCTGCATATTACTGCAGTAATGATGAATGCAGAAACTCATATGAGCACGACAAAATTTGCAGGAAGTGTGAGGCTTATCTTAATTGGGTTGTGGGTTGCGATATGGGGTTGTGGCCTCTTGTCCAGGATCTTAAAAGCCAAAAAGAACTAAGTTTGGAAAAATATCCAAAGGCATGTAATGAAGCTGCGCATTATCTGGCAAAAATGGCAAAAGCAAAGCACGAGAAGAAGGGAAAAAGTATTGTTCAGGAGGATGAGGATCTCGGTGAGATTGTACCAGATAAATTTCCAGGAAAGCTAATAGATATTCTTTGGGCAGATGCTTTTCGTGGTATGTCGTACTACAGGGCGTCATCGGTACCATGGTAA